From one Bacteroides fragilis NCTC 9343 genomic stretch:
- a CDS encoding DUF6057 family protein yields MGAFYLECPHFTYYLPPILMKRLPYLLFALLFIIYFLCYQGVLSHVIYYHEQHHLFLFSKEYFLKQIHTEGLLGYLTDFIIQFFYIPALGSAILAGILAGIYLLTHYNIKKITGQPDILQLSLIPSVSLFIYTLPVDHSLTLIIGVFLGLLILGCVAFFISGIWKNITLRRINVPGKKKKLIISTALITIYAIGACYIFIHSYNMPERIMIMAEKSVKEKNWENVLTQTEKYINSGRTNQLISYFHNLALYHTGKLPYQLFDYPQKLGVKALYFPWNSDSRESEYGHFIYEDLGYINEAQRWEFEAMVVWGETAPHLLNLARYNIVNKRPEVARRFINLLKQSLFYRKDAEELEKQLYAGSVPGLRMALENNKEHPARFANVINIGPELQYLCEQDTTNRMAFEYLMSDLLLSNNVVRFVDNLKFIRHFKYPEMPPAYQEALYIYKLGVDGETFSKSGFNVSENTEKRFQRYYSLYKNRQMQRLKTEFGNTYWYYLNFISPYGDKIIRN; encoded by the coding sequence ATGGGGGCATTCTATTTGGAATGCCCTCATTTCACTTATTATCTTCCACCTATACTTATGAAACGGTTACCGTATCTACTTTTCGCCCTCCTTTTTATCATCTATTTCCTTTGTTACCAAGGGGTGCTGTCACATGTGATATACTATCACGAACAGCATCATTTATTTCTATTCTCTAAAGAATATTTTCTTAAGCAGATTCATACGGAAGGACTGCTTGGTTATCTGACTGATTTCATTATTCAATTCTTTTACATACCCGCATTAGGAAGTGCTATATTAGCCGGTATATTGGCGGGAATCTATCTGTTGACACATTACAACATAAAAAAAATAACCGGACAACCGGACATACTGCAATTATCATTGATCCCATCAGTATCTCTTTTCATCTATACGCTGCCTGTGGATCATTCACTGACTCTGATTATCGGAGTATTCTTAGGGCTTCTGATACTTGGATGCGTAGCATTTTTCATATCGGGAATATGGAAAAACATTACACTGCGTAGAATAAATGTTCCCGGAAAGAAAAAAAAATTAATTATTTCTACGGCCCTCATAACCATATATGCCATTGGAGCTTGCTATATATTCATACATTCATATAATATGCCCGAACGCATTATGATAATGGCGGAAAAGAGTGTAAAAGAAAAGAATTGGGAAAATGTACTGACACAAACCGAAAAATATATCAACTCGGGAAGAACCAACCAGTTGATCTCCTACTTTCACAACCTGGCTCTGTACCATACGGGAAAATTGCCTTATCAACTATTCGATTACCCACAAAAACTGGGAGTCAAGGCGCTATACTTCCCATGGAACAGCGATAGCCGTGAGAGTGAGTACGGACATTTTATATATGAAGACTTAGGGTACATCAACGAAGCACAGCGGTGGGAATTCGAAGCAATGGTGGTATGGGGAGAAACGGCACCCCATTTGCTTAACCTGGCACGATACAACATAGTAAACAAAAGACCTGAAGTGGCACGACGGTTCATCAATCTCCTGAAGCAGTCCCTCTTCTATCGGAAAGATGCCGAAGAATTGGAAAAACAACTTTATGCAGGCAGTGTACCGGGACTGCGCATGGCACTTGAAAACAATAAGGAACATCCCGCACGATTTGCAAACGTCATCAATATAGGACCGGAATTACAATATCTGTGTGAGCAGGACACGACAAACAGAATGGCTTTTGAATACCTGATGAGTGACCTACTGCTGAGCAATAACGTAGTACGCTTTGTGGATAACCTGAAGTTCATCAGGCACTTTAAATATCCGGAAATGCCACCCGCATACCAAGAAGCACTCTATATATACAAATTGGGAGTGGACGGGGAAACGTTTTCCAAATCAGGATTCAACGTCAGCGAAAACACCGAAAAGAGATTCCAAAGGTATTACAGCCTGTATAAAAACAGGCAAATGCAGAGGCTGAAAACGGAGTTTGGAAACACCTACTGGTATTACCTGAACTTCATCAGTCCGTATGGAGACAAAATCATAAGGAACTAA
- a CDS encoding RagB/SusD family nutrient uptake outer membrane protein, translated as MKKNYLYIFATALVVGFSSCSDFLDRYPQEELSDGSFWKTPDDANKVVSDLYGYLSTWDQDNDINSDNATMGIKWAAGNVSKGIYDPADQGWSGDYANVRQCNLILSKIDEIPDYPEADKTKALGQVYFFRAYIYFNLIRSFGDVPYIDKPLDLKDMEGITRMPRAEVYEKIMADFDKAIAALPTEWGASDYGRVTKGAAMAMKARAALYYGNWDTAATEAKNVMDLGLYELYDKDNTGKYAELFWEKADGCDEFILVTQFNYPDKTHYLMGWECFPTKGWGGMNPTQSLVDAFEDSEGAPISKSKIYDPTDPFKNRDPRLEVDILHDGEEMYGVTIKVAPLASSGSTGINQHNDATETGYYGQKWLDPSLDPLSDGWNMGKDWVHIRYAEVLLTYAEAKNELQGLDPEAFDAVNQVRRRVGMPELQNTDPSKPTYCATQDDLRQRIRNEWRVEFCLEGGKRMWDIRRWGIAKDVLNAPFEGLKYKIVDNPNDPDKKVDGGKMCILYQGDPIILSGSRYSDNNYLFPVPQSEIDLNPALTQNPGY; from the coding sequence ATGAAAAAGAATTACTTATATATATTTGCAACAGCCCTTGTAGTAGGGTTCAGCTCTTGTAGCGACTTTCTGGATCGCTATCCGCAGGAAGAACTTTCTGACGGTAGCTTCTGGAAAACGCCGGATGACGCAAACAAAGTAGTCTCAGATCTCTATGGTTATCTGTCTACTTGGGATCAAGACAACGACATTAACTCCGATAACGCCACAATGGGTATCAAATGGGCGGCAGGCAATGTTTCAAAAGGTATTTATGACCCTGCAGATCAAGGTTGGAGCGGTGATTATGCCAATGTTCGTCAGTGCAACCTGATCCTTTCTAAAATCGATGAAATTCCTGATTATCCAGAAGCCGACAAGACAAAGGCATTGGGACAGGTATATTTCTTCAGAGCATATATCTATTTTAATCTGATACGCTCGTTTGGTGACGTTCCTTACATTGACAAGCCGTTAGATTTGAAAGATATGGAAGGTATAACACGCATGCCGAGAGCAGAAGTCTATGAAAAAATAATGGCTGATTTTGACAAAGCTATCGCTGCTTTGCCAACAGAATGGGGAGCTTCTGATTACGGACGCGTCACTAAAGGTGCAGCTATGGCTATGAAGGCAAGAGCAGCTCTTTATTATGGAAACTGGGACACTGCGGCTACAGAAGCTAAAAATGTAATGGATCTGGGACTGTACGAATTGTACGATAAAGATAATACAGGTAAATATGCAGAGTTGTTTTGGGAAAAAGCTGACGGATGTGATGAGTTCATCCTTGTTACTCAGTTCAACTATCCGGATAAGACCCATTATCTGATGGGTTGGGAATGTTTCCCGACAAAAGGTTGGGGTGGTATGAACCCGACTCAGAGTCTGGTAGACGCATTCGAAGACAGTGAAGGAGCTCCTATCAGCAAATCTAAAATATATGATCCGACAGATCCGTTCAAGAACCGTGACCCACGTTTGGAAGTAGACATTCTGCATGACGGTGAAGAAATGTATGGTGTAACAATAAAAGTTGCTCCTTTAGCATCAAGCGGTAGTACCGGTATCAATCAACATAATGATGCTACAGAGACCGGATATTACGGACAAAAATGGTTAGATCCGAGTTTGGATCCTCTGTCAGATGGCTGGAACATGGGTAAAGATTGGGTTCACATCCGCTATGCAGAAGTACTTCTGACTTATGCTGAAGCTAAAAACGAGCTGCAGGGATTAGATCCGGAGGCTTTTGACGCAGTAAACCAGGTTAGACGTCGTGTAGGTATGCCCGAACTCCAAAATACAGATCCTTCTAAACCGACCTATTGCGCAACACAAGATGACCTCCGTCAGCGTATCCGTAACGAATGGCGTGTTGAATTCTGCCTGGAAGGAGGAAAACGTATGTGGGATATTCGTCGTTGGGGTATCGCAAAGGATGTACTGAATGCTCCATTTGAGGGATTGAAATATAAGATTGTAGACAATCCGAATGATCCCGACAAGAAAGTAGATGGCGGAAAGATGTGTATCCTTTACCAGGGCGATCCTATTATTTTATCAGGAAGCAGATACTCGGACAACAACTATTTGTTCCCTGTACCTCAGAGTGAAATAGACTTGAATCCTGCCCTCACACAGAATCCGGGTTATTAA
- a CDS encoding TonB-dependent receptor, whose amino-acid sequence MRKCNMRWFSPQRMKKHLAFALAVSLVAMVPVSAFAQVLKISMTKTNVSIENVLRELEKQSDYTFFYNDNQVKLNKKVSINVSDAPIETVLNEVFKNSGYTYKIVDNQIVVSTAAVTTNNVQVTQQQKQRKVSGIIKDTTGEPVIGASVVEKGNPTNGTITDIDGKFSLTVGGNELQVTYIGYVPEIVSLKAGVSSYNITMKEDTKTLDEVVVVGYGVQKKANLTGSVSSINAEALESRSVSSVSAAMAGTMPGVTAIQSSGAPGLQTGTITVRGKNSVNAANPLVIVDGVPGSMNTIDPQDIESLTVLKDAASAAIYGVQAANGVILITTKKGKKGQDAKVSYSGSVAWATPTAKLNFLGAADYAMLYNEAVKNENPNASLPYSDEDIELFRNGSDPIGHPNTDWYKETFKNFAFEQQHNFSINGGSEKTNYSASVGYLYQGGLTNENDYNRFTGRINVESEISKWFSAGLNVSGYRGTREDGAVGFGTLMSEVTRNSPTLPVYNEDGTFNYSGKANPVAELGRTGFYRQMDQQLNAILHATVHILPELSVKGLFSVRNDIRNIDYFKKHYSYGSGSNIADSGLREGYDKYYIWNEYTSQLLVNYNKSFQKHTIGALFGFEQWEQIYKYTEATRKGGGSDELTESLNTLDKSSQTNSDGGTELARRSYFGRIQYDYADRYLFEANLRADASSRFPKDNRWGVFPAFSAGWRISEENFIKDNLDWMSNLKLRLGWGRTGNEELSDIYPAVATYAYGSYMFGNTLNTTAYEARYVNSALQWATVTNYEIGLDAGFLNNKLGFELSVYKKKTDDMLLKLPVQGILGMSAPVQNAGSVENTGFDLNIFHNNRINKDFSYAVNLNLAYVKNRITNLEGTEGEDPDNNKLWRLEGYPIGSFYGYKAIGYFNTEEELANEPKRTGTEKLGDIKYADLNGDGKIDAANDRTVIGQNFPSWTGGLSINLFWKDFDFSALFQGAFDVDKYCEAESSYAFYNGGKVLKKHLDRWTPENHNASYPRITKDSQTNFVTSSFWLEDGSYVRLKNVSLGYNLPKSWLNRIGVSRIKVYIAGENLLTFCGLEDIDPEESSTRGWSYTNVKKVSLGLKVSF is encoded by the coding sequence ATGAGAAAATGCAACATGCGGTGGTTTAGTCCGCAAAGAATGAAAAAGCATCTGGCTTTTGCTTTAGCAGTTAGCCTGGTGGCTATGGTACCTGTGAGTGCCTTCGCTCAAGTACTAAAAATTTCAATGACAAAGACCAATGTATCCATTGAAAATGTACTTCGTGAACTTGAAAAACAAAGCGATTACACTTTCTTCTACAATGACAATCAGGTAAAACTGAACAAGAAAGTATCCATCAACGTATCCGACGCTCCGATCGAAACCGTATTGAACGAAGTTTTCAAAAACTCGGGATATACCTACAAGATTGTAGACAATCAGATCGTAGTATCTACAGCTGCTGTTACAACTAATAATGTACAGGTAACACAACAGCAAAAGCAGAGAAAAGTTTCCGGAATCATCAAAGATACTACCGGCGAACCGGTTATTGGTGCATCGGTAGTAGAAAAAGGTAATCCAACCAATGGTACGATTACTGATATCGATGGAAAATTCAGTTTAACTGTAGGAGGTAACGAATTGCAAGTTACCTATATCGGCTATGTGCCTGAAATCGTTTCTTTGAAAGCGGGAGTAAGTTCTTACAACATAACCATGAAAGAAGACACCAAAACTTTGGATGAAGTAGTGGTGGTAGGTTATGGTGTACAGAAAAAGGCTAACTTAACAGGTTCTGTATCATCTATTAATGCAGAAGCGTTGGAATCTCGTTCCGTATCGAGTGTTTCTGCTGCAATGGCCGGAACAATGCCCGGTGTAACGGCTATCCAATCTTCCGGTGCTCCCGGATTACAGACCGGTACGATCACCGTACGTGGTAAGAACTCGGTGAACGCTGCTAATCCATTGGTTATTGTTGATGGAGTTCCGGGTAGTATGAATACAATTGACCCTCAAGACATTGAAAGCCTGACAGTATTGAAGGATGCTGCTTCTGCCGCTATCTATGGTGTACAAGCCGCTAATGGTGTAATCCTTATCACAACGAAAAAAGGTAAAAAAGGACAGGATGCCAAGGTTTCATATTCAGGTAGCGTAGCATGGGCAACTCCAACCGCTAAACTCAACTTCCTTGGTGCTGCAGATTATGCTATGTTATACAACGAAGCTGTGAAAAATGAAAATCCCAATGCCAGTCTGCCTTATAGTGATGAAGATATTGAACTCTTCCGGAATGGAAGTGACCCAATAGGACACCCCAATACGGATTGGTATAAGGAAACATTCAAAAATTTTGCTTTTGAACAGCAACATAATTTCTCAATCAATGGTGGATCTGAAAAGACAAACTACAGTGCATCTGTCGGTTACCTCTATCAGGGTGGTTTGACAAACGAAAATGACTACAATCGTTTTACAGGTCGTATCAATGTTGAATCAGAAATTAGCAAATGGTTCTCGGCAGGACTGAATGTATCCGGATATAGAGGAACACGTGAAGACGGTGCCGTAGGCTTCGGAACACTTATGAGTGAGGTAACCCGTAATAGCCCGACGTTGCCGGTATACAATGAAGACGGTACATTTAACTACAGTGGAAAAGCCAACCCTGTAGCCGAATTGGGAAGAACCGGTTTCTACCGTCAAATGGACCAGCAGTTAAATGCTATCCTGCATGCTACTGTACATATCTTACCGGAATTGAGTGTTAAAGGCTTGTTCTCGGTACGTAACGATATTCGTAATATCGATTATTTCAAGAAACATTATTCTTATGGCTCAGGATCCAACATTGCGGATTCCGGTCTGAGAGAAGGATATGATAAATATTATATCTGGAATGAATACACTTCACAATTATTGGTAAACTACAACAAATCTTTCCAAAAGCACACGATCGGTGCATTGTTTGGTTTTGAACAATGGGAGCAGATTTATAAATACACAGAAGCAACACGTAAAGGTGGTGGTAGTGATGAACTGACCGAATCATTGAATACACTGGACAAATCATCTCAAACCAACTCTGATGGTGGCACAGAACTAGCCCGCCGTTCATATTTCGGTCGTATCCAATATGATTATGCCGACAGATATTTGTTTGAAGCAAACTTACGTGCAGATGCATCTTCACGTTTCCCGAAAGATAATCGTTGGGGTGTATTCCCTGCTTTTTCTGCCGGATGGAGAATCTCAGAAGAGAACTTCATTAAAGATAATCTGGATTGGATGAGTAATCTGAAGTTACGTTTGGGTTGGGGACGTACCGGTAACGAAGAGTTGAGCGATATCTATCCCGCTGTAGCAACTTATGCTTATGGATCTTATATGTTCGGTAACACACTGAATACGACTGCTTATGAAGCCAGATACGTAAACAGTGCACTCCAATGGGCCACTGTAACCAACTATGAAATTGGATTAGATGCAGGATTCTTAAATAACAAACTCGGATTTGAGCTTTCTGTTTACAAGAAAAAAACGGATGATATGCTATTGAAGCTCCCGGTACAAGGTATTCTTGGTATGTCGGCACCGGTTCAGAATGCAGGTAGTGTAGAAAATACAGGTTTCGACTTGAATATTTTCCACAATAATCGAATCAATAAAGATTTTAGCTATGCAGTTAATTTAAACCTCGCTTATGTAAAGAACCGCATTACAAACCTTGAAGGAACTGAAGGAGAAGATCCTGACAATAACAAATTGTGGCGTCTGGAAGGTTATCCTATCGGTTCATTCTATGGTTACAAAGCAATTGGTTACTTTAATACGGAAGAAGAATTGGCTAATGAACCCAAACGTACCGGTACAGAAAAATTAGGTGATATCAAATACGCCGATTTGAATGGTGACGGTAAAATCGATGCTGCCAATGACCGTACAGTAATCGGACAAAACTTCCCAAGTTGGACAGGTGGTTTGAGCATTAATTTATTCTGGAAAGACTTTGATTTCTCCGCTTTGTTCCAAGGTGCATTTGATGTTGATAAATACTGTGAAGCCGAATCTTCATACGCATTCTATAATGGCGGTAAAGTGCTGAAAAAACACTTGGATCGTTGGACACCGGAAAACCACAACGCAAGCTATCCGCGTATTACAAAAGATTCACAGACCAACTTCGTAACTTCTTCTTTCTGGTTGGAAGATGGCTCATACGTTCGTTTGAAAAACGTTTCATTAGGCTATAACCTACCTAAGAGTTGGTTGAACAGAATCGGTGTCAGCAGAATCAAAGTATACATAGCCGGTGAGAATTTATTGACATTCTGTGGTCTTGAAGATATTGACCCGGAAGAATCGAGCACACGTGGATGGTCATATACCAACGTGAAAAAAGTTTCATTAGGCTTAAAAGTTTCATTCTAA
- a CDS encoding RagB/SusD family nutrient uptake outer membrane protein — MKNNIRKIALGLCLTGALTACDLDVVPPADIAAENFWQTEKDAWYALNTCYATLDGVDIWDELCTDNAHSHKPWEGNFEMVQQNGISTANGYGSYYFGTVRIVNNFIANIDKCAVSEELKTRMKAEARFFRALSYLDLTTKFGKVPVITEVLAYDAPNVKRDEVETVRKFILDELAEIAEILPDSYNGSYLYETGRITRAGALALRARAALYFGNYAEAEASAGKIISEGHHSLFRVSSLTTAQQKEADEMDAYIDYAAKGIDKDKFVKGMFSYESLWHKGNASPANPEYIVTREYMADANNYDWTRYTYFIPKSFSQYDGYCSYEPMQDLIDAYWDVDGKTMRNDITMEQRKERYAEIWKDFKDMSQSQFIEKVPQTDIMKYDYMKEFRNRDSRLYVSMMFPFKGWHETIKGTFYFRWDPDLINKDGNESWTGYFYRKMVTLDPYDTWTAEEDYPVIRYAEVLLTYAEARIQNSGWDTEVQKALNDLRDRCGMPDVPTTMPSKEEALAFVRNERRIELAAEGHRFDDIRRYGNDYCSKAMNGPSYAPNGYVVINKVWDNRLMLMPIPQGAIDLNPLLKDDQNPGY, encoded by the coding sequence ATGAAAAACAATATAAGAAAAATTGCATTGGGATTATGTCTCACAGGAGCATTGACAGCCTGCGATTTAGATGTGGTTCCACCTGCTGACATTGCAGCAGAAAACTTTTGGCAGACTGAAAAAGATGCATGGTATGCTTTGAACACTTGTTATGCCACATTAGATGGTGTAGACATCTGGGATGAATTGTGTACCGACAATGCGCATAGCCATAAACCTTGGGAAGGAAACTTCGAAATGGTCCAGCAAAATGGTATTAGTACAGCCAACGGATATGGGAGCTACTATTTTGGTACCGTTCGTATAGTAAACAACTTTATCGCGAATATAGATAAATGTGCAGTCAGTGAAGAACTGAAAACACGTATGAAAGCAGAAGCACGTTTTTTCCGCGCTTTAAGCTATCTGGATTTGACCACAAAATTCGGAAAAGTTCCTGTAATTACAGAGGTTTTGGCTTATGACGCTCCCAATGTAAAACGTGATGAAGTAGAAACTGTTCGTAAATTTATTTTAGATGAATTGGCTGAAATAGCTGAAATTCTTCCAGACAGTTATAACGGTAGTTATCTGTATGAAACCGGACGTATTACTCGTGCCGGTGCTTTGGCCCTCCGTGCCCGTGCAGCTTTATATTTCGGCAACTATGCTGAAGCCGAGGCTTCAGCCGGAAAAATCATATCTGAAGGACATCATTCTTTATTCCGTGTATCATCGCTTACCACCGCACAGCAAAAAGAAGCTGACGAAATGGATGCATATATTGACTATGCAGCCAAAGGTATCGATAAAGATAAATTCGTAAAAGGTATGTTCAGTTATGAATCACTGTGGCACAAAGGTAATGCATCTCCCGCTAATCCGGAGTATATTGTAACACGTGAGTATATGGCTGATGCAAACAATTACGACTGGACCAGATACACCTATTTTATACCTAAATCGTTCTCTCAATATGACGGATATTGTTCTTACGAACCCATGCAGGACTTGATTGACGCCTATTGGGATGTGGATGGTAAAACGATGCGTAATGACATCACTATGGAACAACGTAAAGAACGTTATGCGGAAATATGGAAAGATTTCAAAGATATGAGCCAATCTCAATTCATAGAAAAAGTGCCACAAACAGATATTATGAAATATGACTATATGAAAGAGTTCCGTAACCGCGACAGCCGCTTGTATGTGTCTATGATGTTCCCTTTCAAAGGATGGCATGAAACCATTAAAGGTACATTCTACTTCCGTTGGGATCCGGATCTGATAAATAAAGACGGTAATGAATCATGGACCGGATATTTTTATCGTAAAATGGTCACTCTTGATCCATACGATACCTGGACTGCAGAAGAAGACTATCCGGTGATTCGTTATGCTGAAGTATTGTTAACTTATGCAGAGGCACGTATTCAGAATTCGGGATGGGATACAGAAGTACAAAAAGCATTGAATGATTTGCGTGATCGTTGTGGTATGCCGGATGTGCCAACTACCATGCCTTCAAAAGAAGAAGCTCTGGCCTTTGTACGTAATGAACGGCGTATTGAATTGGCAGCAGAAGGCCATCGCTTTGATGATATACGGCGTTATGGTAATGATTACTGTAGTAAGGCTATGAATGGTCCTTCTTATGCTCCAAACGGATATGTCGTAATTAATAAAGTTTGGGATAACCGTTTGATGCTGATGCCTATACCTCAAGGTGCCATTGACCTGAATCCATTGTTGAAAGACGATCAGAATCCGGGATATTAA